A stretch of the Streptomyces sp. NBC_00078 genome encodes the following:
- a CDS encoding ABC transporter ATP-binding protein translates to MIDAYGDPGTPDCRGGGRYLWWLVRCQPGRSLAGAVLGSVWMALLAATPYLLSRAIDDGLEPGDYPALAGWTAALFAVGAFNAWLSIMRHRTMTRVRMDANFRTVKVVVGQAVRLGAALPRRVGAGEVVTIGVGDVQTISQSLTVVGPGVGTVVAYLAVAGLLVAISPLIAAVVLLGMPLIVVLVGPLLARLQGTETEYRERQGVLTARIADLAGGLRVLNGLGGKGLFADAFHRDSQRLRRQGYRVGAVTSWVQALGVGLPTLFLAVVTWMAARLAAQGAISIGELVSVYGYVAVLVGPVAFWVECGYQISRGLVSARRLVRFLRLEPPADIGTRDAPAQPAVLHDPESGVRVRPGQLTALACGHPADAAAVVDRLGRYVPSNATWGGIPLDEITLPQIRERILVADHEADLFAGTLHEVVDGSVTPPGGAGLRQDAAPSRGATSHNTPADAGPRTGASAKAPLSEALHAAVADDIVQGLPDGLDSPIDAQARNLSGGQRQRIRLVRALLADPEVLLAVEPTSALDAHTEARIAQRLRTARQGRTTVVTTTSPLVLDRADTVYFLQEGRAAAVGSHRELLESEPAYRALVARDAEESAAEEAIR, encoded by the coding sequence ATGATCGACGCGTACGGGGATCCCGGGACGCCGGACTGTCGCGGCGGCGGGCGTTACCTGTGGTGGCTGGTCCGCTGCCAGCCCGGCAGGTCACTCGCCGGAGCGGTGCTGGGCAGTGTGTGGATGGCGCTGCTCGCGGCGACGCCGTATCTGCTGTCCCGGGCGATCGACGACGGGCTGGAGCCCGGTGACTATCCGGCGCTGGCGGGCTGGACCGCCGCGCTGTTCGCGGTGGGAGCGTTCAACGCCTGGCTGAGCATCATGCGGCACCGCACGATGACCCGGGTGCGGATGGACGCCAACTTCCGCACGGTCAAGGTCGTCGTGGGACAGGCGGTCCGGCTGGGCGCCGCGCTGCCGCGCCGGGTCGGGGCCGGGGAGGTCGTCACCATCGGGGTGGGCGATGTGCAGACGATCAGCCAGTCGCTGACGGTCGTCGGGCCCGGGGTCGGCACGGTCGTCGCCTATCTGGCGGTCGCCGGGCTGCTGGTGGCCATCTCGCCGCTCATCGCCGCCGTCGTCCTCCTCGGGATGCCGCTGATCGTCGTCCTCGTCGGGCCTCTCCTCGCCCGGCTGCAGGGCACGGAGACCGAGTACCGGGAGCGGCAGGGCGTGCTCACCGCCCGCATCGCCGACCTCGCCGGCGGCCTGCGGGTCCTCAACGGCCTCGGCGGCAAAGGGCTGTTCGCCGACGCCTTCCACCGTGACTCGCAGCGGCTGCGCCGGCAGGGCTACCGGGTCGGGGCGGTGACCAGCTGGGTCCAGGCGCTCGGCGTCGGACTGCCGACCCTGTTCCTCGCGGTGGTCACCTGGATGGCGGCCCGGCTCGCCGCCCAAGGGGCCATCAGCATCGGCGAGTTGGTGTCGGTGTACGGCTATGTGGCCGTGCTGGTGGGACCGGTGGCGTTCTGGGTCGAGTGCGGCTACCAGATCAGCCGCGGGCTGGTGTCGGCACGGCGGCTCGTACGGTTCCTGCGGCTGGAGCCGCCGGCCGACATCGGCACCCGGGACGCGCCCGCACAGCCGGCGGTGCTGCACGACCCGGAGTCCGGAGTGCGGGTGCGGCCGGGACAGCTGACCGCGCTGGCCTGCGGCCACCCGGCCGACGCGGCGGCGGTCGTCGACCGGCTCGGGCGGTATGTGCCGTCGAACGCGACCTGGGGCGGCATACCCCTCGACGAGATCACGCTGCCGCAGATCCGGGAGCGCATCCTGGTGGCGGACCACGAGGCGGACCTCTTCGCAGGCACCCTGCACGAGGTGGTGGACGGCTCCGTAACGCCGCCGGGGGGCGCCGGACTGCGTCAGGACGCGGCTCCGTCGCGGGGCGCGACCAGCCACAACACACCCGCGGACGCCGGACCGCGCACCGGGGCATCCGCGAAGGCGCCCCTGTCCGAGGCGCTGCACGCGGCCGTCGCGGACGACATCGTCCAGGGCCTGCCGGACGGCCTCGACTCACCGATCGACGCCCAGGCCCGCAACCTCTCCGGCGGCCAACGACAACGGATACGGCTGGTGCGCGCCCTGCTGGCCGACCCCGAGGTACTGCTCGCCGTCGAACCGACCTCCGCCCTGGACGCCCACACCGAGGCACGCATCGCCCAGCGGCTGCGCACGGCACGCCAGGGCCGTACCACCGTCGTCACGACCACGTCACCGCTCGTGCTGGACCGGGCGGACACCGTGTACTTCCTGCAGGAGGGCAGGGCCGCGGCCGTGGGAAGCCATCGCGAACTGCTGGAGAGCGAACCGGCGTACCGCGCCCTGGTGGCACGGGACGCCGAAGAGTCCGCGGCCGAGGAGGCGATCAGATGA
- a CDS encoding ABC transporter ATP-binding protein has protein sequence MTATSTSVPTADDEPDLPRPKDATDPFDRDVLPTPPGATAALLRTLLAPMKARVAFTTLLLLLQQAAVQAGPLLVAYAIDTAVPAFRDRRHGPLIAVAGVYLLCALVSGGLQYAFVIAAARVNQDVLLDLRGRIFRHAQALSLDFHERYTSGRLISRSTTDVESLRELLSEGLQELVMVILSFVYISAMLLWLDLALGAVAVASFVPLYLLVRIYQRRAVRVYRLRSTAIAAVIVKFVETMNGIRPVRAFRREAANDAAFRTLNRRHERVNGDALLEMARYVVGSRLVANTAVAGIVLWGAYRVAGGSLELGVLAAAVLYLRRLYDPIDRLGMFLNSYQSAAASLEKIAGLLAQTPTVPEPSSPVELPALKSEHPGREVVFDEVAFGYRTGGEVLPRFGLTVPAGQTVAVVGSTGAGKSTLAKLLARFYDPSEGRVLLDGVDLRELSVPELRRGVVMVTQEAFLFSGTVAENIAIGRPDATREQIERAAKSIGAHDFIEALPDGYDTDVRKRGGRISAGQRQLVAFARALLADPAVLILDEATSSLDIPGERAVQRAMSTVLHGRTAVVIAHRLSTVEIADRVLVMEHGKIVEDGSPAELVAGTGRFADLHRAWRDSLA, from the coding sequence ATGACGGCCACCAGCACGTCTGTCCCCACGGCGGACGACGAGCCGGACCTCCCCCGCCCCAAGGACGCCACCGACCCCTTCGACCGGGATGTGCTGCCCACTCCCCCGGGCGCCACCGCCGCCCTGCTGCGAACCCTGCTCGCCCCGATGAAGGCCCGCGTCGCCTTCACCACCCTCCTGCTGCTGCTCCAGCAGGCGGCCGTCCAGGCGGGCCCGCTGCTGGTGGCCTACGCGATCGACACCGCCGTCCCGGCCTTCCGGGACCGGCGTCACGGCCCGCTGATCGCGGTGGCCGGGGTCTATCTGCTGTGCGCGCTGGTCTCCGGCGGGCTCCAGTACGCGTTCGTCATCGCCGCCGCCCGCGTCAACCAGGACGTGCTGCTCGACCTGCGCGGCCGTATCTTCCGCCACGCGCAGGCACTCAGCCTCGACTTCCACGAGCGCTACACCTCGGGCCGGCTCATCTCCCGGTCGACGACCGATGTCGAGTCCCTGCGCGAACTGCTCAGCGAGGGCCTGCAGGAACTCGTCATGGTCATCCTCTCCTTCGTCTACATCTCGGCGATGCTGCTCTGGCTGGATCTCGCCCTCGGGGCGGTCGCGGTGGCGTCCTTCGTGCCGCTGTACCTCCTCGTACGGATCTACCAGCGGCGCGCGGTCCGGGTGTACCGCCTGCGCTCCACCGCCATCGCCGCCGTGATCGTCAAGTTCGTCGAGACGATGAACGGCATCCGCCCGGTGCGCGCCTTCCGCCGCGAGGCCGCCAACGACGCCGCCTTCCGGACGCTGAACCGGCGGCACGAGCGGGTCAACGGCGACGCGTTGCTGGAGATGGCCCGCTATGTCGTCGGCTCCCGGCTGGTCGCCAACACGGCCGTCGCGGGCATCGTGCTGTGGGGCGCCTACCGGGTGGCGGGCGGCTCGCTGGAGCTGGGCGTCCTGGCCGCCGCCGTGCTCTACCTCCGCCGCCTGTACGACCCCATCGACCGGCTCGGCATGTTCCTGAACTCGTACCAGTCGGCGGCGGCCTCCCTGGAGAAGATCGCCGGACTGCTGGCGCAGACACCGACCGTCCCGGAGCCGTCGAGTCCCGTGGAACTGCCCGCACTCAAGAGCGAGCACCCCGGTCGCGAGGTCGTCTTCGACGAGGTCGCCTTCGGCTACCGCACCGGCGGCGAGGTCCTGCCCCGCTTCGGCCTCACCGTCCCGGCCGGGCAGACGGTCGCGGTCGTCGGCTCGACCGGCGCCGGCAAGTCGACCCTGGCCAAGCTGCTCGCCCGCTTCTACGACCCCTCCGAGGGCCGGGTCCTGCTGGACGGCGTGGACCTGCGCGAGCTGTCCGTGCCCGAACTGCGGCGCGGGGTGGTGATGGTGACGCAGGAGGCGTTCCTGTTCTCCGGGACGGTCGCCGAGAACATCGCCATCGGCCGCCCGGACGCGACCCGCGAGCAGATCGAGCGCGCCGCGAAGTCGATCGGCGCGCACGACTTCATCGAGGCGCTGCCCGACGGGTACGACACGGACGTACGCAAGCGGGGCGGCCGTATCTCGGCCGGCCAGCGCCAGCTCGTGGCCTTCGCGCGGGCGTTGCTCGCAGACCCCGCGGTACTCATCCTCGACGAGGCGACCAGCTCGCTCGACATCCCGGGTGAACGGGCCGTGCAGCGGGCGATGTCGACGGTGCTGCACGGGCGCACGGCGGTCGTCATCGCGCACCGGCTGTCGACCGTCGAGATCGCGGACCGGGTACTGGTCATGGAGCACGGGAAGATCGTGGAGGACGGCAGTCCGGCCGAACTCGTGGCGGGCACCGGGCGGTTCGCGGATCTGCACCGGGCATGGCGGGACAGCCTGGCGTAG